Genomic DNA from Prunus persica cultivar Lovell chromosome G1, Prunus_persica_NCBIv2, whole genome shotgun sequence:
GTGCAATGATGAGTGGACTTCGGGAGGCAGTGCGCATAATTGACATACTGACTACTGGAAATGATCACACAGCAGAAGTAGAGGCAATTGAGGCTATACAGAGACAGTCAGACTCTGAAAGGGATGAAGTTAGGGACATAACAAGGAGACTAGATGCAGTTGAACTTTCCAATGTCCTTTACAAGAACAGGGAAGCCCTACTCCAGGACATGTTCTTTAACTCAAAAACCACTAAAGGAAGGTTGCATCTGGTCAAAGAGTTGTTGAGTCTTCCTGTTGAAACCTTGAAGTCCGTTGCTGGAACCAAAGAAGGGCTGACTACACTCAACTCGTGGATACTGGTAATTTTGCATTTATACTGTATTATCTATCATTCAATGAAgatgaatttaaaatatgttcaTGTATATTTTCTTAGCCGTTGACAGCATCTAATGTTTGTTTACTTAGACAAATTTTCTGAggatataaattttgtaattataaCAGGACTCGATGGGGAAGGCCGGAACTCAACTATTGCGGCATTGTGTTAGGCTCCTTGTGCTTGTTTCAACAGACCTACTGGCTGTGCGCTTGTCTGGTATCATCTCCTTATTCTGGATATATATCTACTGGCTTTCCTATGTGCATGAAGATGTGTGCCCAGTGAGCTAAATGCGAGTGTGTGTTGAAAATAATAGTTAAATTATTTTCTGCTTCTTTATGCTTTTGAACCATGGTGGTTGTAGGTTGTTTCAACTGGATGCTTTGAATTATCTGTACTTCCATTGTCAAACTAGTGCATGCTCATTTCACGTGTGTAGAATTGCAGAGTCTAGTTCAAGATCTGAAAGTCATGTATATTGCAAGTTTCAATTGCATATGCATAATATACACGTGTACTGTATACAACACACATGTGAATGCAGATACATATGCATAATCATTGCATAAAAATAAGTTTGTcaacttttcttcttgttgaaGAATGTGATGTTTAAAATGTGTTTCTTTAAAGTCACTTAATCTCTCTATTTGTTGGTGCAGGCATAGGTAAAActgtaaaagaaaaagtttgtgTACATACTAGCCGTGATATACGTGCGATAGCAAGTCAGCTGGTCAGTGTGTGGCTTGAAGTTTTTCGCAAGGAAAAAGCTTCTAATGGTGGATTGAAATTGTCAAGGCAAGCAGCTGCAGTAGATTCATTTAAGAGAAAACCAATCAGAGATCCATCTTCTGGAAAGCCACCTCTACATACGTTTCATGGTGCTCTGGAGCACAAAGGAAGCTTGCAGGATTCAGCATCCACTGCAAACCATTTGCCTTTGAACGCTGTTAAGAAAGTGAATGGCAAAGCCATTAAAATTGAAGCAGTAAATTCCTCAAAATTGGAAATCAATTCATCAAGGTCTCGAGGTTCAACGGGCAGACCAGATACTAAGCTAGAGGTGAACAACTTTGTTATGACAGAAGCAGAACGAGCTGCCATTGCTGCCGCTGAAGCAGCCCGTGCAGCAGCACTTGCAGCTGCCGAGGTTTGTTGCTCTTCGTGCTCTAGTCAATGTAGTGGGAAATATTACTGCTTTTCTCATTTGcaaatctctctttctctctctcccttcccTTCCTCCTCTCCCTCTACCTCTCGCTTCTCTTTGTGCATTTTGTTCCATAGGAATTCAGTTGTTGACATATTGTTGTAAACTGTAGGCATATGCATCTTCAGAAGCCAAGAGCAGTACGTTGCTTCATCTTCCTAAGATCCCCTCATTTCATAAGTTTGCTCGAAGAGATCAGTACCCTCAAATAGATGAGTATGATTTTAGGAGGAAGTGGTCTGGCGGTGATTTGGGTAGACAAGACTGTATATCAGAAATAGACTCAAGGAACTGCAAAGTTAGGAACTGGTCTGTTGATTTCTCCGCTGCTTGTGTCAATCTTGATAGTTCAAGAATGTCAGTCGATAACCTCTCCCAGCGGAGCCATCCAAATGAGACTGCTAGTCAATTGAATTTCAGAGAGCACTCAGGGGAGAGCGCTGCTGTCGACAGCAGTATTTATACAAAAGCATGGGTTGATACAGCTGGTAGTGTCGGGATAAAGGACTATCATGCCATTGAGATGTGGCAATCTCAAGCAGCTGCAGCGGACCCTGATTTCTTCCATCCAGCACCGTATATAAATGACGAGGAAGATTCAAATACGACTTCAAAAAAACTCAGCTGGAAGCATGAAGGGATAGTAAATGAGAGCTCTGTTTCGCAAGTTACTGTAAACAAGGAGTCATTAAAAAATCATCATCGGGGAGCAGACCATATCAAACAGGCCGTTGTTGATTATGTTGCATCATTGCTTATGCCCCTTTATAAAGCTAAAAAGATAGATAGAGATGGATACAAGTCAATCATGAAGAAAAGTGCTACCAAGGTTAGTTATTTTCCATCACTTCTACGTCTATTTCCTTCCTGTTCGCAACTAttcccctttctttttttttagtctTAACATTTTAGGGAATTCAATTTTCAGGTCATGGAGCAGGCCACAGACGCAGAGAAAGCCATGGCTGTTTCTGGGTTTCTTGATTTCAAGCGCAGAAACAAGGTACTCTTCCATTAGTTTGTTGGTAAACATCATATTCGTCTATCCATATAATCCAATGAGTTTTTTTCAGTGATTTCTATTGGTGACTAAAGCAGTCATCCACATGGACTTTATCTGTCACTAAAGTGAATTTCCTGGCTGAGGTTTGAAACCTTTTCCAACTGAGATTGGGTTGCTTCAGCCAGTagagaaaagaacaaataaatatcATTGGCtccttaatattttaattgaaatttttgtacaTCAACTTTTTGGCAAACAAAGAAAGTTTTTTCTATAAGTAATGTTGCTGCTATTATCTTTTTATGGTATCTTGTGATGTTTTATCATTGGCTTCTTCTTACCAAGTTTTCTTCAATGCCTTAAAACATATGCAGATTCGTGCATTTGTGGACAAATTGATCGAGAGGCACATGGCAGTGAAGCCCACTGTGAAATCTTGATTGTCCTTTGGGATGATTGACCTGTGTTTTTGCATGGACTTCTGTACAACACATGCAGAAGTCTTTCTGTTGTTCCTGGATGAATTCACAGCATAAGCAGGCAGTGGTGGGGCACAGATGGTATCGAATCGGTTTGTTATTCAAACTGCCAATAAgctttttaatgattttcaaggTGCAATGGAAGAACGGGCATGGTTTGTTgcctttcaaatcaaatttggtGGATTCTTGAAATTCACTTATAATTGGCCAGTGCAACAGGGGTAACCATTTTTTGGTGCAAATGGGAGTATAGCTCGAAGCAAGTTGCTTTGTACATTTCATTTTCGGGCATCAATGTGGTATGGAGATGATAGCAGATTGCTCTCAGAAATTGGCTTGTCATACATCGAGGATGTATTTATAGGGCTGGAAATTTAAGACCTAAGACCCTATTTTTCATTCAGCGATCCTCAACGAGGAGACTAATTATTcctgactttttttttaatcaatttttccAATGTGTACAGTGTAGGATTGTGTTAGTGCAACAAGAATACAGAACATTTTTCCATGGTAGCCAAAGTACTTTGATATGTTATGATTACTCTTTCACCTAACAGAAATCACTAACTTCACTTTTTTTCTCCATTAAATCGAGCAAAGGAGTTGCATGTTGCATTTTAGCAGCCTTTCTGGGCTGAAATCTCTGCTTTATGAACTTTGTCTTCTCTGAGTGTATAATTCAACCTGGCTGGGGAGGCTTGTCTGTGCATAATGCATGCTCTATTAATTCAACTTGTCTTTTCCAACTTCCAAAGTAGTGATTAATTTGAAAGCATACATATGATTGGGGTATTACATGGACATCCAGAAAATAAGTGGAGGTATTTTGTGATAGATGTTCTGTTATCATCTAAGAATATGCATGTATACAGAGGCTGTAGTCAGTTTTAGCTTCAATTATGTTTGGGATTTGCACAATGGAATGCCAGGTTTCATCTGTCATATATTGCATGAACATCTCACAATCAGAAGGTAGTTGAGCATCTCTACACTTTTATCGATTTTGTTATTTGAAGTCTCTCTGATTACACCTCTTTTTGGTTGTTGCTAGGCtgggaaaaatatttttggttcttCAGAGGAAGACAGAGGTATGCCCTCTATATCTCCTTATATGTTGATGCTAATATATTTTGGTGTAAAACTACATGTTTGACATTTCTCTAATCAATCCAGTCCCTGATTTATGTCTAATATGCCTAGCTGTTGGCAGATGACCATGGCCCGGATGTTCTTGTTTCACACATTAGATGTTCTTTTTCCAGGAGATTCAGGTTTAGTTTCTCTCAATTAGGAGTCCTAATATCCATATGGCATTACTGGAGCTAGCATAGCCATGGAATGCATGCATGTGTTTAATACTTTGTTGCTTTGACAATTGGCATGAGCTTTTTCTTCAATGGCTTCAACCCAATTTTCAAAAGTTGGTAATGGGATCTATTTCATTTGAGTCGTTACCAAGTGGTGGAAGACatcacatataaatataatgatCCTCTCTTCCTTTGCATCTGGGATGAGGTTGAAATTTGTCATTCTATATGCAACCCCAATGATTTCAAGATAGCTATTTAgtgcctttttttaaaaaagattaCTCTTTAGTGACTGTCTTCTGATGATCGTCCTAttgcaatatatattttcagggAGCATATTGTAATCTTATAATTCTGTTAGGTGAAACATGTTCTTTGCTGTTTCCTAGCATGTCACTCAAAAACCTTTTTCTCCCGGAATTATCATCATTTCATTCTTCAGTTGTGTAATGCCATTTCTTCACTTAAAAACCTTCATTTGCTCTTCTGTTGGTCTCACAACTAGTGCAGCTGACGGATGGCAAATCATTTGGTGCTTTGTGTGGAATAACTCGTATGGGGTTGCAACTTGCAGGAGTCTTCCAATAGCCATGTAATTTGTAATAAATGAATTCTCGTGAAAATCAACcgtaaattggaaaaaaaaaaaaagtgagctgagttttaaaatagtaaacatgttttgcataaaaatattaaataaggtTTAATGATTTCATTTGAAATGTGCATCTGAAGTATCCAAAAATTGGAAGAGGAATGTTAAAAGCTTTTTCAGAATCCAAAAAGTGTTGCAGCGGTGGGTAGTGCTTACCTTCTTATACTCAAGTTTGAGTCACTCTCTCCGGCGATCAGTGTAATTTAGAATATTATTTgtgtcaaaaaaataattattaataataaaatatgaaaaaacaaaaatcccaaaaattggGCCCAAGTAAGCATGCTCTAACTTTTAAGATGGTAAATCTTAAATTGTGTAGGGCCGTTGACAAAGCCTATTTTTGAGCCATACTGTTAATGCTCTTTGGTGAGGTCTTATTTCTTAACtgttaaattaaatttgttaGTCTAATTCAATGATTAAGAGATAAAATCTTGCTTAAAGACCATATATGAGGCACTtactatagaatgactcatTAATGACGCAAGAATTTTATATTGAGCCCAAAATTGTTGCCCAAAATATTTTAGAATAATGCTAACAATCTTCTCTCTAACCTTTTCCTTTGGACATTCTCCATTTTTTGCttaacatgtgtcattcttcttacacttaaaataatgtcattaatatattatacaagctaacttttgctttccaagtttacccttattaaatgtattcaatttatccaaaaaaaaattcacaactttcttaccattttattaatttttttctaacatCAATGATTTTTtctaaagaaaatatatgcttTTAAGAGGAAATGtccagtttttttatttatttttatttttaacagaAAGGGTTAgatagaaaggaaaaaaaaagtcctttgtgtttaaaaaaaggggacatttcctcttttttgaaaaaatcatatatatttaaaataattaataagatggtaagaaagttgtgaattttttttggataaattgaatacatttaataagggtaaagttggaaagcaaaagttaacttgtataatatattaatgacattggtttaagtgtaaggagaatgacacatgtcaagcAAAAAATAGAGAAGGTCCAAAAGAGAAGTTAGAGAGAAGATTACTAGCATTCTCCAATGTGATATACAGCCACCTCTTCGCAGGTGAGCCCTCTAACAGCAGGGGTAAAATCGTAATAACGTGACCTACGTACTGTGAGGCTGAGAGCGAAACACATACGCTTAAAGGCATATGcggagaggagagaaaaaaagaataccATCACTCCAGAGGTCAGATCCGATCAAGAATATCTTGTCCGTAAATCGAGAAGAATGTCTTCTTCAACGTTCAGCGGCGATGAAACGGCACCGTTCTTTGGGTTTCTCGGCGCCGCCGCGGCcctcgtcttctcatgtatgttttcatttggttCAGATCTAGCCATCTAGGGTTTTTGTTGATGCGGACGCAGGGATTTGATCCAGTGCGTTCTTTGCATGTTCTACAGGTATGGGAGCAGCATACGGAACAGCGAAGAGCGGAGTAGGTGTGGCGTCGATGGGAGTGATGAGGCCGGAGCTGGTGATGAAGTCGATCGTGCCGGTGGTTATGGCTGGTGTGCTGGGTATCTACGGCCTTATCATCGCCGTCATCATCAGTACGGGCATCAATCCCAAGGCCAAATCCTATTACCTCTTCGATGGCTACGCCCATCTCTCCTCTGGTCTCGCTTGTGGCCTTGCTGGCCTCTCTGCTGGTATGGCTATTGGCATTGTCGGTGATGCTGGTGTTAGGTAAACTCTCTACATTTGCGCATACATACAAATCTCCATTATTAAAGGTTTTGTATTGGTTTAAGATGGTTGAGAGTGCGAATATCGATTTGATTGTCTGAGAACCGAGTTTGATGTGGTTTATTTTGCTTGAATTGTTCATGATATTAGCAGTTTGTTCGGTGCTAAGCGTAGTATTTACTACCATGTTTTTAGTTTTGCACGACATTTGTTTTGAAAGTATTGCGTTACCAATTTTGGTGTCTTGTCACGTTTTTGTTGGAAGTTTCCTCTTCTGAATGTGTTTTTGTACTATGCAGAGCCAACGCCCAgcagccaaagctttttgttGGGATGATCCTCATTCTCATTTTTGCTGAAGCACTTGCCCTGTACGGTCTCATTGTTGGCATCATTCTCTCTTCCCGATCGGGTCAGTCAAGAGCCGACTAGAAGGTGTGCTAGGTGGTTTTGTTGGGTTGCTGCTATTTATTAAGAGCTACTTTactgttttgtttgaagttgTAGTTTCTTTTTGGGAGGTGCATTACAGATTCTTGTATGGTGTGAGTGATCCGTCGATGTCTACCAGGTGGATTGGTAGTGGTTATGCGCCAAAGGTAGATATAGGGCTAGCAATTAGTTGGTACTTCTGAATAAGTTTGAGTTGTGTTTCATGAGTCCATGCCTGTATTGAGAAATCGAATTGACATTAATTTGttggaaattatatatacCGCCTGTATCATTGTGTTAATTTCATTTCTTCGTATTCTACCTCTCTGGATTTGTTGGGATTATGCTGAATCTAAAGTTCCATATGATGTAACTAACCTGATTAGTAAAATCTAAAACAGAATTTTGAAAATGAGAGGGAACTTTTAAGTGGGACTTTTTATCCCAATCTTCAGTTCAATCTTCTGCCATTTTTGGGAGTTGAAGCTGCTCCTACATCCTTGATCTCAGATCTCTTGGGTGACCTTTTCTCCAAACTTAAATCTCTCATTCAAATTATTGAGATGCAAAATTGGATCGGGTGTCTTTGATTTATTGTTGAACATGATTGACTTTTCAAGGACTGATGATCAGAATTGgagatttgattttgttcttgtttggtTGTTGGATGGTTTTCTGAGGAATGTGATGCTTTTGTCTCTTTTGCGTCCCAGAACTAAGTTGCACCCAACTAAATAAATCAACAAAACAGGATAGTTGACAAATTCCATCACTTCGAAGTTGTTTGGAACTTGCAAGTAGtccatcaaaacaaaacataagaGTGCATTAAAGTGTTTGGATCGAGCCCAGCATTCAACTACTGCAAGATTTTGGACcgcaaaagaaaataacttttGGAAAACAAAGCCCAAATGACGGATGGATTTTCAAGAACAGGAATCAGCAACCAAGATTCTTCTTGTGTTCTTCTATAGTAGCACCCAATGGCATGGCTTCAACATTCAACAAATAGGTGGAATTTTGGTTTTATACTTTGGACCCAAAAAATTACACATTTTCcgcccttcttttttttttttttgggtgctaAATTTTCCGCATTTCTTCGTTAACAAGCTAACTTTGTAAGTTCGTTTCTGTTGCCTACGGCATGGTCCCCTCTTATTTGATTGAATTATAGTCACTGATTGCGTAAGTGATCCTAACACGTGGCACTGGCCAGGCCGCCTTCGAAGAATCGAAGCTCTTCTATCCCGACTCCGTCGGAGTCGCGAAAATTGGCAAAGAAGCGgggcatatataaaaacaagtaGTTGGTTATAATCGCAGACAAATCCAAATTACAAGGCATTTGAAAGCGTATGAACCTGCGTAGACTTTCGTCGAGAATGGCCGACGAAATTAGCAGGTCCGCCCAACGAGAAACCTCCGCTGCTTCTTCTactgctgctgttgctgcagaaaatgcaaaattaaaatcaaaatccatCTGGCCTTCTGTCCTCCGTTGGATCCCCACCTCCACCGATAAGATCATTGCCGCCGAGAAGCGCCTCCTCTCTCTTGTCAAGTAATCATAACCCACCTATGTTTCTCTCCTTTCAATCCCTCCATGTTCATTTGGTTGCAGATTTGTCTGTTTTTTGGTTGGAAATGTACTGAAATGGAAACTAGTGATTTTGTTAGTTTCATGACCCTCATGAATTTTCTGAATTTCTTTCCTAACAACCctaatttgaagttgaagttgcctaatttctcaactttcttACGCGTTTTGTTTGATCAAGCTCTGACGTTGCAACTTCTTCAAACTTTTGAACGGTTCAAAAGTTGAATTTTGATAAATTGTGcgaatttattgaattttgcAGGACCCCTTACGTTCAAGAACGGGTGAATATAGGATCTGGACCGCCTGGCTCCAAAGTGAGGTGGTTTCGATCTGAAAGCAATGAAGAAAGGTGTATCAACACGGTTTCATTTGACAGCAAAGAGGGTTCTCCTACTCTTGTGATGATTCACGGATATGGTGCTTCTCAAGGTTTCTTCTTTAGAAATTTTGATGCCCTCGCCAGTCGGTTCAGGGTCATTGCCATTGATCAACTTGGGTGAGCTATTTTTATCTTGATGCTTggaatttattatatgttcCCTTGTTTTGTTGTAACCCTTCTTTCAGAGCTGTTATTAACGTTGTTCTTTCAGAGCTGTTATTAACGTTGTCATGCTTTAAGTTCATTCCGTAATTTGCAGCcgaccttttttgttttcggtTGTacttttaaaacttaaaacatCTATGCCACCATGATGAGGGAACATAACTTTTACAATTCGAAGTTGTCGGTATCTACTATGGACTTTATTGGGATACAAATTGTTCTAGCTCTGTTGATGTTAGTATGTAAAAGACCTCCCTCCCTGATGTTCTGTTTGCAGGCTTTTATTTTAGAGTTACATCAAAATTAGCTACTCTTTTGCCtgctttggtttcttttccttcCGACATCAAAAACTGCATGAATACACACAGCTTCCCTTTAAGTTTACTGTTAAACATTATTAACCTTTTGTACCATGTTGGGTAGTGGTTTCTGGGGTCTATTTTGTGAGACATTTGGTTCTCAAATCCTTGGTTTAATCTTCTTTACAGTTGGGGCGGTTCAAGCAGGCCTGATTTTACATGCAAAAGCACTGAAGGTAGTTTTACACTGTCATTAGATATTAATATTTGTGCCACAAGTTATAATGTTACTTACTATGCCAATTGCCAAAAGTTTTTTGATATAATTTTGCAAGAATGCCAATGAAATATGTTCCATTTGTTTCTGAACTTGCAATTGGCAATGCAGAAACTGAAGCATGGTTCATTGATTCTTTTGAAGAATGGCGAAAAGCCAAGAACCTCAGCAACTTTATATTACTTGGGCATTCATTTGGTGGGTACATTGCATCTAAGTATGCTTTGAAGGTATTTGTTATTCCATATTGATCTTTGAATCTAGAAATGATTGTGGCAGTTTCTGTATTTGTGATCTTGATTTATATTTATGTAATAGCATCCCGAGCACGTTCAGCATTTGATTTTGGTGGGGCCTGCTGGGTTTTCATCCGAGTCAGACACAAAATTTCAGTGGGTTACCCAGTTCAAAGCAACATGGAAAGGAGCAATTTTCAACCATTTGTGGGAGTCTAATTTTACTCCTCAGAAGTTAGTCAGgtaaatacatatttttgtCTTccctctcccaaatttcaataCAATTTGCACAATGGTATTATGCATGGTAAGTGTATCCATTTCATTCATTTAAGTTATCCATTTCATGCACCTGTCTCTAGTTATGGATTCTGTCTCTTGTTCATCTGGTATTTGCACACTTTGAACATTTACAACACGTGTTGCAAGCATTGCATGTGTGCAGACATACAATCAGTGTGTACATTTGCATCTATGTTAATGTATGCCTACCTTCCTTCAGAAGGTCTTAAGACCTTATATCTCATGTCTCCATTTCGTCCAAAGATTAGTGATGAGTTAGAGATGAAACAGGGAAAGAAGTGGTTCATATTGTTCCGTCTTTAGTTCTGAAGTTTGTATATGTTTACCATGCAGAGGGTTAGGGCCCTTGGGTCCAAATCTTGTTCGGAGTTACACCAGTACTAGATTCGGTTCTTATTCAACAGGGACCACGCTTACTGAAGAGGAATCCGGACTGTTAACAGGTTATTTTACATACAGTTGTTTGTGTATAGAACATACATATCCTACTTCCAAGATTCTGATGGTTGCTTTTTTCCAATTGAAGATTATGTATACCATACTTTAGCAGCCAAAGCTAGTGGGGAGCTGTGCTTAaagtatatattttcttttggagcGTTTGCTAGGAGTCCCCTTATTCACAGGTTCGATTCGATGATACTAATCTTTTCCGAATATCATAGAAGAGTGGGAAGATTGTTGTAATAAAATTGCTTTTAGTGAAGGGTAAACATGTATTCCTCCTCTTTTATGTACAGTGCACCAGAGTGGAAAGTGCCAACTACTTTCATTTATGGCTATCTAGACTGGATGAACTACCAAGGGGCTCAAGAAGCTGGCAAGCATATGAAGGTTCCGTGTGAGATAATTAGGGTTCCTGAGGTGACTCTCTCACTTTCTCTTGCTCCTTCTCCCCCTCTTTTCTACTCTCTTGCTTCTTATTAATTCCATTACACGATAAACTGGCTTCAATTAATAACATGTTTCTGATAAATAACTGCAGGCTGGGCACTTCGTATTCATAGACCAACCGGATCGTTTCCATTCAGCTGTTTTGTATGCTTGCCGAAGATTTCTTTCTCCTGACCCTGACGTTGAATCGTTACCTGAAGGTTTGACATCTGCCTGAAAAGATTATTTAGTCgttctctccttttctttgtACAGAGTAAAGAGTCCCCGGTAGTCAATAGGAGTCATGGAAATTTCACAGATTAAATCTTTCAATTCTTTCAAGTGCATTTGTGATATTCGTGTATTCATAAATACCTACAGATAGTGTAAGTCTGTACATCAACAACGGCAGATTTACTTTTACCACTATTCTTTACACATTCTGTCAGTAGTATGTTATAGTTGTACAAACAT
This window encodes:
- the LOC18791874 gene encoding V-type proton ATPase 16 kDa proteolipid subunit, which encodes MSSSTFSGDETAPFFGFLGAAAALVFSCMGAAYGTAKSGVGVASMGVMRPELVMKSIVPVVMAGVLGIYGLIIAVIISTGINPKAKSYYLFDGYAHLSSGLACGLAGLSAGMAIGIVGDAGVRANAQQPKLFVGMILILIFAEALALYGLIVGIILSSRSGQSRAD
- the LOC18789852 gene encoding 1-acylglycerol-3-phosphate O-acyltransferase, producing the protein MNLRRLSSRMADEISRSAQRETSAASSTAAVAAENAKLKSKSIWPSVLRWIPTSTDKIIAAEKRLLSLVKTPYVQERVNIGSGPPGSKVRWFRSESNEERCINTVSFDSKEGSPTLVMIHGYGASQGFFFRNFDALASRFRVIAIDQLGWGGSSRPDFTCKSTEETEAWFIDSFEEWRKAKNLSNFILLGHSFGGYIASKYALKHPEHVQHLILVGPAGFSSESDTKFQWVTQFKATWKGAIFNHLWESNFTPQKLVRGLGPLGPNLVRSYTSTRFGSYSTGTTLTEEESGLLTDYVYHTLAAKASGELCLKYIFSFGAFARSPLIHSAPEWKVPTTFIYGYLDWMNYQGAQEAGKHMKVPCEIIRVPEAGHFVFIDQPDRFHSAVLYACRRFLSPDPDVESLPEGLTSA